One Paracidovorax avenae ATCC 19860 genomic region harbors:
- a CDS encoding PQQ-dependent sugar dehydrogenase gives MRSFLHPLALRAADLARVAAPLVAVAVLAGCGDTARLPADAGIGPRPTLPQPNPSLIPTVHIAPAKGWPDGGAPQPMAGLSVTPFARGLAHPRWVMVLPNGDVLVAESDKPASEDPPPDDGWVKKVRNWVMGKVMARAGSGNPSANRITLLRDADGDGVAETRSVFLQGLNSPFGMALVGSDLYVANTDAVVRFPYAEGQTAITAAPAKVADLPARPLNHHWTKNLIASPDGAKLYVTVGSNSNVGENGMEAETGRAAIWEVDRATGTHRTFASGLRNPNGMGWEPVSGALWTVVNERDEIGSDLVPDYLTSVKDGGFYGWPYSYWGGNVDARVQPPRPDLVEKAIVPDYALGNHVAPLGMAFAGTGGPAAQPVAPQLAQGAFVGLHGSWNRKPRSGYKVVFVPFRNGKPDGMPLDVLTGFVSGDGDAWGRPVGVALDARGGLLVADDVGNTLWRVAAARP, from the coding sequence ATGCGCTCTTTCCTTCATCCCCTTGCGCTTCGGGCCGCTGACCTCGCCCGGGTGGCTGCGCCCCTGGTCGCCGTGGCCGTGCTTGCCGGCTGCGGCGATACCGCCCGCCTGCCTGCGGATGCGGGTATCGGACCACGACCCACGCTGCCGCAACCGAACCCATCCCTGATTCCCACCGTGCATATCGCTCCCGCCAAGGGATGGCCGGACGGGGGCGCGCCGCAACCCATGGCCGGCCTGTCCGTGACACCATTTGCCCGCGGGCTCGCGCATCCCCGCTGGGTGATGGTGCTCCCCAATGGCGACGTGCTCGTGGCCGAGAGCGACAAGCCCGCGTCCGAAGACCCACCGCCGGACGACGGATGGGTCAAGAAGGTACGCAACTGGGTCATGGGCAAGGTCATGGCCCGGGCCGGCTCCGGCAACCCATCGGCCAACCGCATCACGCTCCTGCGCGATGCCGACGGGGATGGCGTGGCGGAAACGCGCAGCGTGTTCCTGCAAGGGCTGAATTCTCCGTTCGGCATGGCGCTGGTCGGCAGTGACCTCTACGTCGCCAACACCGATGCCGTCGTGCGTTTCCCCTATGCCGAGGGCCAGACGGCCATCACGGCCGCGCCGGCCAAGGTGGCGGACCTGCCCGCGCGGCCGCTCAACCACCACTGGACCAAGAACCTCATCGCCAGCCCCGACGGCGCGAAGCTGTATGTCACCGTCGGGTCCAACAGCAACGTGGGGGAAAACGGCATGGAGGCCGAAACCGGCCGCGCAGCCATCTGGGAGGTGGACCGCGCCACGGGCACGCACCGCACGTTCGCCAGCGGCCTGCGCAATCCCAATGGCATGGGCTGGGAGCCAGTCTCCGGCGCGCTGTGGACCGTGGTGAATGAACGTGACGAAATCGGCAGTGACCTGGTGCCGGACTATCTCACCTCGGTGAAGGACGGCGGCTTCTACGGCTGGCCCTACAGCTATTGGGGCGGGAACGTGGATGCGCGCGTCCAGCCTCCCCGGCCGGACCTCGTCGAGAAGGCCATCGTGCCGGATTACGCCCTGGGCAACCACGTGGCGCCGCTGGGCATGGCTTTCGCCGGTACCGGCGGCCCTGCCGCGCAACCCGTGGCGCCGCAACTTGCGCAAGGCGCCTTCGTTGGCCTGCACGGCTCGTGGAACCGCAAGCCGCGCAGCGGCTACAAGGTGGTGTTCGTGCCGTTCAGGAACGGCAAGCCCGACGGCATGCCCCTGGACGTGCTGACCGGATTCGTGAGCGGCGATGGCGACGCCTGGGGCCGGCCCGTGGGCGTGGCGCTCGATGCGCGGGGCGGCCTGCTCGTGGCCGACGACGTCGGCAACACCCTGTGGCGGGTTGCGGCGGCGCGGCCGTGA
- a CDS encoding Bug family tripartite tricarboxylate transporter substrate binding protein: protein MNRAKRMLLSAIACCLGGAALAPAFAQEAYPARPVTLVIPFPPGGATDVLGRVIGKKLGDVLGQSVVIDNRAGAGTVIGASYVAKAAPDGYTLLMSSGTTFTVNPAVRAKLPYDPVKSFEPIGITGRTGLILLAGKSVPANDVKQFVSLVKAGPDKYSYGSFGSGTTSQFAGEAFFHLAGLKIQHVPYKGSAPAMVDLMGGQIPFTVDTVAAAIPQLKEGKIKAIAVTSARRSSLLPDVPTLAESGYAIDMDTWLAMVAPAGLPPAVKARLERALAQVMEDRETREKLLANGFEPAYGSSRALASLIEKELPLMRAVAQRAGITAD, encoded by the coding sequence ATGAACCGCGCCAAGAGGATGCTGCTGTCCGCCATCGCCTGCTGCCTGGGAGGCGCCGCGCTGGCCCCGGCCTTCGCACAGGAAGCCTACCCGGCCAGGCCTGTCACCCTGGTGATCCCGTTCCCGCCCGGGGGCGCCACGGATGTGCTGGGCCGTGTCATCGGCAAGAAGCTGGGCGATGTGCTCGGCCAGAGCGTGGTGATCGACAACCGCGCGGGTGCCGGCACGGTGATCGGGGCGTCCTACGTCGCCAAGGCCGCGCCGGACGGCTACACGCTCCTGATGAGCTCGGGCACCACCTTCACCGTCAATCCGGCCGTGCGCGCCAAGCTTCCCTACGATCCCGTGAAGAGCTTCGAGCCGATCGGCATCACGGGGCGCACCGGGCTCATCCTGCTGGCCGGCAAGAGCGTGCCGGCCAACGACGTCAAGCAGTTCGTGTCCCTGGTCAAGGCCGGGCCGGACAAATACTCCTATGGCTCCTTCGGCTCCGGCACCACATCGCAGTTCGCCGGCGAGGCCTTTTTCCACCTGGCGGGCCTGAAGATCCAGCATGTGCCTTACAAGGGCAGTGCGCCGGCCATGGTGGACCTCATGGGTGGCCAGATTCCCTTCACGGTCGATACGGTCGCGGCCGCGATTCCCCAGCTGAAGGAGGGGAAGATCAAGGCCATCGCCGTCACTTCGGCCAGGCGTTCCTCGCTGCTGCCGGACGTGCCCACGCTCGCCGAGAGCGGCTACGCGATCGACATGGATACCTGGCTGGCGATGGTGGCTCCGGCCGGCCTGCCGCCGGCCGTGAAGGCCCGCCTGGAGCGCGCGCTGGCCCAGGTGATGGAAGACCGCGAAACACGCGAGAAGCTGCTGGCCAACGGTTTCGAGCCGGCCTATGGTTCGTCCAGGGCGCTGGCCTCGCTTATCGAGAAGGAATTGCCCCTGATGCGCGCCGTGGCCCAGCGCGCCGGAATCACCGCCGACTGA
- a CDS encoding LysR family transcriptional regulator, with translation MDSRLSNSVLAWLRCFDAAARQGSFTRAAAELCITQGAVSQQVKQLENWLGRPLFLRTPRLLVPTPEGKWLAVVLRESFEAIENTLAQMRRPAPAHAAATLSCSPSFAMQWLTPRLGEFFRQHPDAGLRVFGEFHRLDRTRMVRDGVEAAVRFDPGEYTDLEATGFLDEWLVPVASPAFVAAHPDLRDAPARLQPEWLLHDGSAWEGADTFEEWQHWFSAQGAPCPDWGGGPQFNLSQLAVGAAIAGQGIAMGRAALVLEDVAAGRLVPLCSWSTLSRARYSFVSSPQAGPAMLRVRDWLVEEGRRFRETRALVLPPLRMQR, from the coding sequence ATGGATTCACGCCTTTCCAACTCAGTGCTGGCCTGGTTGCGCTGTTTCGATGCGGCTGCACGGCAGGGCAGCTTCACCCGTGCCGCCGCGGAGTTGTGCATCACCCAGGGCGCAGTGAGCCAGCAGGTCAAACAACTGGAGAACTGGCTGGGCCGCCCCCTGTTCCTGCGCACCCCGCGGTTGCTGGTACCCACCCCGGAAGGCAAATGGCTGGCCGTGGTGCTGCGCGAAAGCTTCGAGGCCATCGAGAACACGCTGGCGCAGATGCGGCGCCCGGCCCCGGCCCACGCGGCGGCCACGCTGAGCTGCTCGCCCTCGTTCGCCATGCAGTGGCTCACGCCCCGCCTGGGCGAGTTCTTCCGGCAGCATCCCGATGCGGGGCTGCGCGTATTCGGCGAATTCCATCGCCTCGACCGCACCCGCATGGTGCGCGATGGGGTCGAGGCCGCGGTCCGCTTCGACCCGGGGGAGTACACCGACCTGGAAGCCACCGGTTTCCTCGACGAATGGCTGGTTCCCGTGGCCAGCCCGGCCTTCGTCGCGGCCCACCCGGATCTGCGGGATGCCCCGGCCAGGTTGCAACCGGAATGGCTGCTGCACGACGGCAGTGCCTGGGAAGGAGCCGATACGTTCGAGGAGTGGCAGCACTGGTTCTCGGCGCAGGGTGCCCCATGCCCGGACTGGGGAGGCGGCCCCCAGTTCAACCTTTCCCAGCTGGCGGTGGGAGCGGCCATTGCCGGCCAGGGCATCGCCATGGGCCGGGCCGCACTCGTGCTCGAGGATGTGGCGGCAGGTCGCCTGGTGCCGCTGTGCTCGTGGAGCACGCTTTCCCGGGCACGTTATTCCTTCGTGAGCTCACCCCAGGCGGGGCCTGCCATGCTGCGCGTGCGGGACTGGCTGGTGGAGGAAGGGCGGCGGTTCAGGGAGACACGCGCCCTGGTGCTGCCGCCACTTCGGATGCAGAGGTAG
- a CDS encoding NAD(P)/FAD-dependent oxidoreductase, giving the protein MTELVDFLVVGAGIAGASVGWELAHAAPGARVLVLEREPQPGYHTTGRSAALFMETYGTPQIQALTRASRAFYDHPPEGFADGPILSPRGVVYVAGPDQLDLLDAALADALQRSPNVQRATREQLLEWLPCLRPDAVAAGMREPGAADIDVHALHQGYLRGLRQRGGRLVPDAGVTAIERQDGAWHVHLASGATVRARAIVNAAGAWADEVAAMAGVLPIGLEPRRRTAFTFPVPAGMDASGWPAVVGIDESFYFKPDAGQLLGSPANADPTHPHDVVPEELDVATGIWNIEQMTTFQIRRPSHTWAGLRSFVADGDMVIGWDNHVGGFFWLAGQGGYGIQSASGVALLARNLLLAEPLAPALSAQGVDPAALSPARLR; this is encoded by the coding sequence ATGACCGAACTGGTGGACTTCCTCGTGGTGGGTGCCGGCATTGCCGGCGCCTCGGTCGGCTGGGAACTCGCGCATGCGGCGCCGGGCGCCCGAGTGCTCGTGCTCGAGCGCGAACCGCAGCCCGGCTACCACACCACCGGCCGCTCCGCGGCGCTCTTCATGGAAACCTACGGCACGCCGCAGATACAGGCCCTCACCCGCGCCAGCAGGGCGTTCTACGACCATCCGCCCGAGGGCTTCGCCGATGGCCCGATCCTCTCGCCCCGGGGCGTGGTGTACGTGGCGGGCCCGGACCAGCTCGACCTGCTGGATGCGGCGCTGGCGGACGCCCTGCAGCGTTCGCCGAACGTGCAGCGCGCCACCCGCGAACAATTGCTGGAGTGGCTGCCGTGCCTTCGGCCGGATGCGGTGGCGGCCGGCATGCGCGAGCCCGGCGCGGCCGACATCGACGTACATGCACTGCACCAGGGCTATCTGCGGGGGCTGCGCCAGCGGGGTGGCCGCCTGGTGCCGGATGCCGGCGTGACGGCCATCGAAAGGCAGGACGGCGCCTGGCACGTGCATCTCGCGTCAGGCGCCACTGTGCGCGCCCGCGCCATCGTCAACGCGGCCGGGGCCTGGGCGGACGAGGTGGCCGCCATGGCCGGCGTTCTTCCCATCGGCCTGGAGCCGCGGCGGCGCACGGCCTTCACGTTCCCGGTGCCGGCGGGCATGGACGCATCGGGCTGGCCTGCGGTGGTGGGCATCGACGAGAGCTTCTATTTCAAGCCGGATGCCGGGCAGCTCCTGGGTTCTCCCGCCAACGCGGATCCCACGCACCCGCACGACGTGGTGCCCGAAGAGCTCGACGTGGCCACCGGCATCTGGAACATCGAGCAGATGACGACTTTCCAGATCCGCAGGCCCTCGCACACCTGGGCGGGGCTGCGGTCCTTCGTCGCGGATGGCGACATGGTCATCGGCTGGGACAACCACGTGGGAGGGTTTTTCTGGCTGGCGGGGCAGGGCGGTTACGGCATCCAGAGTGCCTCGGGCGTGGCATTGCTGGCGCGCAACCTGTTGCTGGCGGAGCCATTGGCGCCTGCATTGTCGGCCCAGGGCGTGGACCCCGCGGCCCTGTCTCCGGCGCGGCTGCGCTGA
- a CDS encoding YjfB family protein — MDVGLSQSLVNTATAMASQKTSDAVNMTVLKKALDIQKSSAAQMLEALPQPQQLATSGSLGTQVNTYA, encoded by the coding sequence ATGGATGTAGGTCTCTCGCAATCCCTCGTCAACACCGCCACCGCCATGGCCAGCCAGAAAACCTCGGACGCCGTGAACATGACCGTGCTGAAAAAGGCCCTGGACATCCAGAAGTCGTCCGCGGCCCAGATGCTGGAGGCCCTGCCCCAGCCCCAGCAGCTGGCCACCTCCGGCTCTCTGGGCACCCAGGTCAATACCTACGCCTGA
- a CDS encoding amidase, with product MTQTASSSASLVELTAPELRLRIARREISPVELLDACIARIEALNPYVNAITATCYDRARSEAREAERAVLRGDALGLLHGLPLGVKDLEATQGLLTTYGSQIYREHIPAEDNVLVARLRRAGAIVTGKTNIPEMGAGANSRNTVWGATGNPFDPRLNAGGSSGGSAAALACDMLPVCTGSDTGGSLRIPAAKCGVVGFRPSPGVVPSSRKLLGWTPISVVGPMGRTVEEACLQLAATAGMSAGDPLSYPLDPAMFLSLPEVDLSTLRVGYTEDLGACAVDDGIRATFRGKIAAMRHLFRSCDPIALDLGDVHRCFDVLRAEAFVAGTREAYERDPASLGPNTRANYEMGAAMTLIDSAWAQAEQTRILARFQQAFESFDVILAPTTPVSPFPWTELYASHINGEPQANYYRWLALTYVTTLTTHPALSLPCGRDGRDMPFGLQVVGRFRDDLGTLAIGRAMEQSFAGIRELQRPRPALERLAPVEPALTSLVTTAPDARDARGEPRLDGSGSQGAAQASAV from the coding sequence ATGACACAGACCGCATCTTCCTCCGCTTCCCTCGTCGAGTTGACCGCCCCAGAGTTGCGCCTGCGGATCGCCCGCCGCGAAATCTCGCCCGTCGAACTGCTCGATGCCTGCATCGCGCGCATCGAGGCCCTGAACCCCTATGTGAACGCCATCACCGCCACCTGTTACGACCGCGCCCGCAGCGAGGCGCGCGAGGCGGAGCGGGCGGTGCTGCGCGGCGATGCCCTCGGCCTGCTGCACGGCCTGCCGCTGGGCGTGAAGGACCTGGAGGCCACGCAGGGCCTGCTCACCACCTACGGCTCGCAGATCTACCGCGAACACATCCCCGCGGAAGACAACGTGCTGGTCGCGCGCCTGAGGCGCGCTGGTGCGATCGTCACGGGCAAGACCAATATCCCCGAGATGGGTGCCGGCGCCAATTCCCGCAATACGGTGTGGGGCGCCACGGGCAACCCCTTCGATCCCCGCCTGAACGCGGGGGGCTCATCCGGCGGCTCGGCCGCGGCCCTGGCCTGCGACATGCTGCCGGTCTGCACCGGATCCGATACCGGCGGCTCCCTGCGCATTCCCGCGGCCAAATGTGGCGTGGTGGGGTTCCGGCCGTCGCCCGGCGTGGTGCCGAGTTCCCGCAAGCTGCTGGGCTGGACGCCGATCTCCGTCGTGGGGCCCATGGGCCGCACCGTGGAAGAGGCCTGCCTGCAGCTTGCGGCCACGGCGGGCATGTCGGCGGGCGATCCGCTCAGCTATCCGCTGGATCCGGCAATGTTCCTGTCCCTGCCCGAGGTGGACCTGTCCACGCTGCGCGTCGGTTACACGGAGGATTTAGGTGCCTGCGCCGTGGACGACGGCATCCGTGCGACGTTCCGCGGCAAGATCGCCGCCATGCGGCACCTGTTCCGCAGTTGCGATCCCATCGCGCTGGACCTGGGCGACGTGCACCGCTGCTTCGACGTGCTGCGCGCCGAGGCCTTCGTGGCGGGCACGCGGGAGGCCTATGAGCGCGATCCCGCCAGCCTGGGGCCGAACACCCGGGCGAACTACGAGATGGGTGCAGCCATGACGCTCATCGACAGCGCCTGGGCACAGGCGGAGCAGACGCGCATCCTCGCGCGCTTCCAGCAGGCGTTCGAGTCGTTCGACGTGATCCTGGCCCCGACCACGCCGGTCTCGCCGTTCCCCTGGACCGAGCTGTACGCCAGCCACATCAACGGCGAACCGCAGGCCAACTACTACCGCTGGCTGGCCCTGACCTACGTCACCACGCTGACCACCCATCCCGCCCTCAGCCTGCCGTGCGGCCGGGATGGCCGCGACATGCCGTTCGGCCTGCAGGTGGTGGGCCGCTTCCGGGACGACCTGGGTACCCTGGCCATCGGCCGCGCGATGGAGCAGTCCTTTGCCGGTATCAGGGAGCTGCAGCGCCCGCGGCCTGCGCTGGAACGGCTGGCCCCGGTCGAGCCGGCGCTGACGTCGCTCGTGACCACTGCACCCGACGCCCGCGACGCCCGCGGGGAGCCGCGCCTGGACGGCTCGGGCAGCCAGGGAGCCGCCCAGGCCTCTGCGGTCTGA
- a CDS encoding D-serine ammonia-lyase, translating into MTETHRPEAQDAALQTLRRADPCLWFNPHRSADIPAAMRAGDRHISLHDTQAAADRFRRFAGLMARLFPELEAAGGIIESPLVEAGALPEAIGLEPGCGRLWIKADHGLPVAGSIKARGGIHEVLEFAEALALREGLLSAGQDCRVLAEPVAREVFGRHQVAVGSTGNLGLSIGVAASALGFRAAVHMSADAKEWKKERLRRRGVEVVEHTGDYERAVAAGRSQAQADPFSHFVDDERSLSLLLGYSAAALHLRGQLAEQGIAVDAAHPLFVYLPCGVGGAPAGITFGLRQLLGPHVHCFFAEPVQSPCFLVQMAAPAGTHPSVYDLGLTNRTEADGLAVPRASLLAAGLMQPLLSGIFTVRDDTLFEHLVRVLDATGERIEPSAAAGFSGPGWLADSDAGRHWLRTQGLDRHLPQATHLVWTTGGLFVPESEHQRFEARGRALLEAA; encoded by the coding sequence ATGACCGAAACCCACCGCCCCGAAGCCCAGGACGCCGCCTTGCAGACGCTGCGCCGGGCCGATCCCTGCCTCTGGTTCAATCCTCATCGCAGTGCGGACATTCCCGCGGCCATGCGGGCAGGGGATCGCCACATTAGTCTGCATGATACGCAGGCTGCCGCGGACCGGTTCCGCCGCTTCGCGGGCCTGATGGCCCGGCTGTTTCCCGAACTCGAGGCAGCGGGCGGAATCATCGAGTCGCCGCTGGTCGAGGCGGGCGCACTCCCGGAGGCCATCGGACTGGAGCCTGGTTGCGGCCGGCTGTGGATCAAGGCGGACCACGGCCTTCCCGTGGCGGGCTCGATCAAGGCGCGAGGTGGCATCCACGAGGTGCTGGAATTCGCGGAAGCCCTGGCCCTGCGCGAAGGGCTGCTGTCCGCCGGACAGGATTGCCGGGTGCTGGCCGAGCCCGTTGCGCGCGAAGTGTTCGGGCGCCACCAGGTGGCGGTGGGCTCCACGGGCAACCTGGGCCTGAGCATCGGCGTGGCGGCTTCGGCGCTGGGCTTCCGGGCGGCCGTGCACATGTCTGCCGACGCGAAGGAATGGAAGAAGGAGCGCCTGCGCCGCCGGGGCGTCGAGGTGGTGGAGCACACCGGCGACTACGAGCGCGCCGTGGCGGCGGGGCGCAGCCAGGCGCAGGCCGATCCGTTCAGCCATTTCGTGGACGATGAGCGCTCCCTGTCGCTGCTGCTGGGGTACAGCGCCGCGGCGCTGCATTTGCGGGGCCAGTTGGCGGAGCAGGGCATCGCGGTGGATGCCGCCCACCCGCTGTTCGTCTATCTGCCGTGCGGGGTCGGGGGAGCGCCCGCGGGCATCACCTTCGGGCTGCGACAACTGCTCGGGCCGCATGTGCACTGTTTTTTTGCCGAGCCGGTGCAATCGCCGTGCTTCCTGGTGCAGATGGCCGCGCCGGCCGGCACGCACCCGTCCGTATACGACCTCGGCCTCACAAACCGCACCGAGGCCGACGGCCTGGCAGTACCGAGGGCGTCGCTGCTGGCGGCCGGGCTCATGCAGCCCCTGCTGTCGGGCATCTTTACCGTCCGCGACGACACTCTGTTCGAGCATCTCGTGCGGGTGCTGGATGCCACGGGCGAGCGTATCGAACCCTCCGCCGCGGCAGGCTTCAGCGGGCCTGGCTGGCTCGCGGATTCGGACGCCGGCCGCCACTGGCTGAGGACCCAGGGCCTGGACCGGCACCTGCCGCAGGCCACGCACCTCGTCTGGACCACGGGCGGGCTGTTCGTGCCCGAATCCGAGCACCAGCGCTTCGAGGCCCGCGGCCGGGCCCTGCTGGAAGCTGCCTGA
- a CDS encoding RNA-binding S4 domain-containing protein: MTPPESMRLDKWLWCARFYKTRALAAEEIGKGRVTVNGQAAKASRELRSGDTVALRQGQVPRTVVVRGLSAMRGPAPVAQQLYEETAESIAARAQAAEMRRLAPEPAATLQEGRPTKRDRREIDQARDWGSRWSAAIDE; the protein is encoded by the coding sequence ATGACCCCTCCCGAATCGATGCGCCTGGACAAATGGCTGTGGTGTGCGCGCTTCTATAAAACGCGGGCCCTCGCGGCGGAAGAAATCGGCAAGGGCCGCGTGACGGTGAACGGGCAGGCTGCCAAGGCGTCGCGGGAGCTGCGCAGCGGCGATACCGTGGCGCTGCGCCAGGGCCAGGTTCCACGCACGGTCGTCGTGCGCGGGCTCAGCGCCATGCGCGGCCCGGCGCCGGTCGCACAACAGCTGTATGAAGAAACGGCCGAGAGCATCGCCGCTCGTGCGCAGGCTGCCGAGATGCGCAGGCTGGCCCCCGAGCCGGCAGCGACGCTGCAGGAAGGCCGCCCCACGAAACGCGACCGGCGCGAGATCGACCAGGCCCGCGACTGGGGCAGCCGCTGGAGCGCCGCGATCGACGAGTGA
- a CDS encoding STY0301 family protein: MHALPALLAAVSVALTGGAAHAAQAVNAGQEALPSMQCPAQLHVRQTPDNVAEPGWQAEGTRKSHPLVTVSFFAGPPEQKAQLVPTKESKRGKSPTATWELERRDQPYWVACEYGGTSAIATRALPVEVAACTVEYDPNFSEPVMKRWSCRSGK; encoded by the coding sequence ATGCACGCTCTTCCCGCCCTGCTCGCCGCAGTTTCCGTCGCTCTAACCGGGGGGGCAGCACATGCAGCGCAGGCTGTCAATGCCGGCCAGGAAGCACTACCGTCGATGCAATGCCCGGCGCAACTGCACGTACGGCAAACGCCGGATAACGTCGCGGAGCCTGGCTGGCAGGCCGAAGGTACTCGCAAGAGCCACCCGTTGGTGACAGTGTCGTTCTTTGCGGGGCCGCCCGAGCAGAAAGCCCAGTTGGTCCCTACGAAGGAAAGCAAGAGGGGAAAATCGCCGACCGCCACCTGGGAACTGGAGCGCCGCGACCAACCCTACTGGGTAGCCTGTGAATATGGAGGTACTTCCGCCATCGCCACCCGGGCGTTGCCGGTGGAGGTGGCAGCCTGCACAGTGGAATACGACCCGAACTTCTCGGAACCGGTCATGAAGCGGTGGAGCTGTCGATCCGGCAAGTGA